A single genomic interval of Cervus elaphus chromosome 26, mCerEla1.1, whole genome shotgun sequence harbors:
- the FRMD1 gene encoding FERM domain-containing protein 1 isoform X7 has product MTEELRDVLVLLPTRERLRLSVGVQATGRELFQQVCDRTGIREAHFFGLSVVRNNEHVFMDLEQKLSKYFSKDWKRETRGPQGGGRPGAPFVAFLGVQYYVENGMLIRDRTARHLYYRHLKERVLCSHCVHREEAYFLLAAYGLQADLGNHRRAAHAGCYFQPQAYFPQWIIAKRGSAYILRHAPALHREQRGLSPREAELRFIREACRLEDVPVHFFRLYKDKKEDQPTIILGLTLRGVQVFQEVNRTPQLLYDFPWPQVEKLAFLGEKFELWPHGQPAARRLVFRTGCAWRSRHLLRLLRTSHQLHLGLQQARQQLRQLEEAEEKQCYRESYVSDARDADQDAEPAGSGDQAGADGRPPSLRSRLSADSRCSSLSLGFEVNPQRTGPAEPEEMSVDEPEGVAALPAEEPPSSPSSSQNSPGTVDGGRGGLQAGVRGHSPPLCDPRPQEE; this is encoded by the exons atgACTGAGGAGCTCCGGGACGTGCTGGTGCTGCTGCCTACACGGGAACGGCTGCGGCTGTCCGTGGGG GTGCAGGCCACGGGGCGCGAGCTCTTCCAGCAGGTGTGCGACCGGACTGGCATCAGAGAAGCCCACTTCTTTGGCCTCAGCGTGGTCAGAA ACAATGAGCACGTCTTCATGGATCTGGAGCAGAAGCTCAGCAAATACTTCTCCAAGGACTGGAAGCGAGAGACACGCGGA CCCCAGGGCGGCGGCAGGCCAGGCGCCCCCTTTGTGGCCTTCCTCGGGGTGCAGTACTACGTGGAAAACGGAATGCTCATCAG GGACCGCACGGCCCGGCACCTGTACTATCGCCACCTGAAGGAGCGCGTGCTGTGCTCGCACTGCGTCCACCGCGAGGAGGCCTACTTCCTGCTGGCCGCCTACGGGCTGCAGGCCGACCTGGGCAACCACCGCCGGGCGGCGCACGCCGGCTGCTACTTCCAGCCGCAGGCCTACTTCCCGCAGTGG ATCATCGCCAAGAGGGGCAGTGCCTACATCCTCAGACACGCGCCCGCCCTGCACCGCGAGCAGCGCGGCCTGAGCCCCCGGGAGGCCGAGCTGCGCTTCATCCGGGAGGCCTGCCGGTTGGAGGACGTGCCAGTGCACTTCTTCAGGCTCTACAAG GATAAGAAGGAGGACCAACCTACCATCATCCTGGGCCTGACGCTCAGAGGGGTGCAGGTCTTCCAG GAAGTGAACCGCACCCCACAACTTCTCTACGACTTCCCCTGGCCCCAGGTTGAGAAGCTGGCCTTTCTG GGCGAGAAGTTCGAGCTCTGGCCCCACGGGCAGCCCGCAGCCCGAAGGCTCGTGTTCCGCACGGGCTGCGCCTGGCGCTCCCGCCACCTGCTGCGCCTGCTCCGCACCAGCCACCAGCTGCACCTGGGCCTGCAGCAGGCGCGCCAGCAGCTGCGGCAGCTCGAGGAGGCGGAAG AGAAGCAGTGCTACCGGGAATCCTATGTCAGCGACGCGCGGGACGCCGACCAGGACGCGGAGCCGGCAGGCAGTGGGGACCAGGCTGGGGCAGACGGGCGCCCCCCGAGTCTCCGCTCGCGCCTCTCGGCTGACAGCCGCTGCAGCTCCCTCTCACTGGGCTTCGAGGTCAACCCCCAGCGCACGGGGCCCGCGGAGCCGGAGGAGATGTCCGTGGATGAGCCCGAGGGGGTCGCGGCGCTCCCTGCAGAGGAGCCCCCCAGCAGCCCGAGCAGCAGCCAGAACAGCCCTGGAACGGTCGACGGAGGCAGAG GTGGCCTGCAGGCGGGGGTCCGAGGTCACAGCCCGCCGCTCTGCGACCCCAGGCCCCAGGAGGAGTAG